From Virgibacillus ihumii, the proteins below share one genomic window:
- the icmF gene encoding fused isobutyryl-CoA mutase/GTPase IcmF: MEQVQLYKPENPVRFVTASSLYDGHDASINIMRRILQASGAEVIHLGHNRSVEEVVHAAIQEDAQGIAISSYQGGHVEYFKYMIDLLNELGAPHINVYGGGGGVIIPREIKELHDYGVSRIFSPENGRELGLQGMINEMLEQCDFLPPIDLKKDQEKLTAGERQAIARFITYMESSQEEDAEKQGILEKLQGQSNHAPVMGITGTGGAGKSSLTDELIRRFINEVPDKKIAIISIDPTKKKTGGALLGDRIRMNAIFTDRVYMRSLATRDSRSELSKAIQDVIDVVRAADYDFIIVETSGIGQGDAAITDVTDLSMYVMTAEFGAPSQLEKIDMIDFADFIVINKFEQKGSEDALNQVRKQYERSHMLFHEDKTKFPVYGTIASQFNDAGTNSLFAAIIDVLHEKYDWDDTVDFERNVIAQKDNMIITNERRHYLREIATHVRNYHTHADKQSDIARKLYQLEGAKDALEDESAKTVIDQSIATYQEELDPKAKKLLDGWDETKERYSGDKLTYKVRDKEIEIDLTTESLAGLKVPKVAFPKFTDWGERLTWLMKENVPGVFPFTAGVFPFKRKGEDPTRQFAGEGTPERTNRRFHYLSKNEDAKRLSTAFDSVTLYGEDPAERPDIYGKVGESGVSICTLDDMKKLYSGFDLIDPKTSVSMTINGPAPIILAMYFNTAIDHQVAKFKEENNREPNQEEYEAIRDETVSVVRGTVQADILKEDQGQNTCIFSTEFALRMMGDIQQYFIDKQVRNYYSVSISGYHIAEAGANPITQLAFTLANGFTYVEYYLSRGMDVNKFAKNLSFFFSNGLDPEYTVIGRVARRIWAVTMRDKYGANERSQKLKYHIQTSGRSLHAQEIDFNDIRTTLQALLAIQDNTNSLHTNAYDEAITTPTEESVRRAMAIQMIINKEFGLTKNENSLQGSFVVEELTDLVEEAVLQEFEKMNDRGGVLGAMERQYQRGKIQEESLYYEGKKHSGDLPLVGVNTYINPNPPSEDQIDSMELARASKEEKEHQITELHKFQDTNNDQTEAALSRLKEVAASGGNIFVELMETVKVASLGQITNALYEVGGQYRRNM; the protein is encoded by the coding sequence ATGGAACAAGTGCAACTGTATAAACCGGAAAATCCCGTTCGTTTTGTGACGGCATCAAGTTTGTATGATGGCCATGATGCCTCCATCAATATTATGCGCCGGATTCTTCAGGCAAGCGGGGCGGAAGTGATCCATCTTGGTCACAACCGGTCTGTTGAAGAGGTCGTCCACGCAGCCATTCAGGAGGACGCGCAGGGTATCGCCATTTCTTCTTATCAGGGCGGTCATGTCGAATATTTCAAGTATATGATTGACCTGCTGAATGAATTGGGTGCACCCCATATCAATGTATATGGCGGCGGTGGAGGAGTCATCATCCCGCGGGAAATTAAAGAATTGCATGATTATGGTGTGTCACGGATTTTTTCACCGGAAAACGGCCGTGAACTGGGGCTTCAGGGCATGATTAACGAGATGCTCGAGCAATGTGATTTTCTTCCGCCAATCGACTTGAAAAAGGATCAGGAAAAATTGACTGCAGGCGAGCGGCAGGCAATCGCCCGATTCATTACGTATATGGAAAGCAGTCAGGAAGAAGATGCTGAAAAACAGGGCATCCTGGAAAAACTACAGGGGCAATCGAATCATGCGCCGGTCATGGGGATTACCGGTACGGGCGGTGCGGGAAAAAGTTCCCTGACCGATGAGCTGATCCGCCGCTTTATCAATGAAGTGCCTGACAAAAAAATTGCCATTATCTCGATCGATCCGACAAAAAAGAAAACCGGCGGCGCATTACTTGGGGACCGGATCCGGATGAATGCCATTTTTACTGATCGTGTTTATATGCGTTCATTGGCAACACGTGATTCAAGAAGTGAGTTGTCCAAGGCGATTCAGGATGTCATTGATGTTGTGCGCGCGGCAGACTATGATTTTATCATTGTCGAAACAAGTGGTATCGGACAGGGGGATGCTGCGATTACCGATGTGACGGATCTGTCCATGTATGTGATGACCGCTGAATTTGGTGCCCCGTCACAACTGGAAAAAATCGATATGATTGACTTTGCTGATTTTATCGTCATCAACAAGTTTGAGCAAAAAGGTTCTGAGGATGCCCTGAATCAGGTTCGCAAACAATACGAGCGCAGCCATATGCTGTTCCATGAGGATAAAACGAAATTTCCTGTCTACGGGACCATCGCCAGCCAGTTTAATGATGCCGGCACAAATTCGCTGTTTGCTGCGATCATCGATGTATTACATGAAAAATATGACTGGGACGATACGGTTGATTTTGAGCGTAATGTTATCGCGCAAAAAGACAATATGATCATTACCAATGAACGCCGGCACTATTTGCGTGAAATTGCCACACATGTCCGCAATTATCATACGCATGCCGATAAACAGAGTGACATTGCCCGGAAGCTTTATCAACTGGAAGGTGCAAAAGACGCACTGGAGGATGAAAGTGCAAAAACGGTGATTGATCAATCCATTGCAACTTACCAGGAAGAACTCGATCCGAAAGCGAAAAAGCTGCTTGACGGATGGGATGAAACGAAAGAACGCTACAGTGGGGATAAATTGACATATAAGGTCCGTGATAAAGAAATTGAAATCGACCTTACAACAGAATCGCTGGCCGGTCTGAAAGTTCCTAAAGTGGCCTTTCCGAAATTTACCGACTGGGGCGAGCGTCTGACCTGGCTGATGAAGGAAAATGTGCCAGGTGTATTCCCATTTACGGCAGGAGTTTTCCCGTTCAAACGAAAAGGGGAGGATCCGACCCGTCAATTTGCCGGTGAAGGAACACCGGAACGGACGAACCGCCGTTTTCATTATTTATCAAAAAATGAAGACGCCAAACGATTGTCCACAGCATTTGACTCGGTAACATTATACGGCGAGGATCCAGCTGAACGTCCAGATATATATGGAAAAGTCGGCGAAAGTGGTGTCAGTATTTGTACATTGGATGATATGAAAAAGCTGTACAGCGGTTTTGATCTGATCGATCCAAAAACGTCCGTGTCGATGACGATTAACGGACCGGCACCGATTATTTTGGCGATGTATTTCAACACTGCAATTGATCATCAGGTTGCTAAATTTAAAGAGGAAAACAATCGCGAACCGAACCAGGAAGAATACGAAGCAATCCGCGATGAAACGGTTTCCGTTGTGCGCGGTACAGTTCAGGCGGATATTTTGAAAGAAGACCAGGGCCAGAACACCTGTATCTTCTCAACGGAATTTGCGCTGAGGATGATGGGTGATATCCAGCAATATTTTATTGACAAACAAGTGCGTAACTATTATTCCGTATCGATTTCCGGCTACCATATTGCCGAAGCGGGAGCAAACCCGATTACACAGCTTGCTTTTACGCTGGCTAACGGATTCACGTATGTTGAGTACTATTTGAGCCGCGGAATGGACGTCAACAAGTTTGCCAAAAATCTGTCGTTCTTCTTTTCCAACGGACTCGATCCGGAATACACGGTTATCGGACGCGTGGCACGCCGCATCTGGGCTGTAACGATGCGCGATAAGTATGGCGCCAATGAGCGCAGTCAGAAACTGAAGTATCACATTCAGACATCTGGCCGTTCCCTGCATGCCCAGGAAATTGATTTTAATGATATCCGGACAACACTGCAGGCATTGCTGGCAATCCAGGATAACACGAATTCCCTGCATACGAATGCATATGATGAAGCAATCACGACTCCGACGGAAGAATCGGTCCGGCGCGCGATGGCGATTCAGATGATTATCAATAAAGAATTCGGTCTGACCAAAAATGAAAACTCGCTGCAGGGTTCATTTGTTGTGGAAGAGCTGACCGATCTTGTCGAAGAAGCCGTTCTGCAGGAATTTGAAAAGATGAATGACCGCGGTGGTGTGCTTGGTGCAATGGAGCGTCAGTATCAGCGCGGAAAAATCCAGGAAGAATCACTGTATTATGAAGGTAAAAAACATTCCGGTGACCTGCCGCTTGTTGGCGTGAATACGTATATCAATCCGAATCCGCCATCAGAAGATCAGATTGATTCGATGGAGCTTGCCCGTGCATCGAAAGAGGAAAAAGAACATCAGATTACTGAACTGCACAAATTCCAGGACACGAACAACGATCAGACTGAAGCAGCATTGTCACGACTGAAAGAAGTTGCGGCATCCGGCGGAAATATTTTCGTCGAACTGATGGAAACTGTCAAAGTTGCCAGTCTCGGTCAAATTACCAACGCACTTTACGAAGTTGGCGGACAGTATCGAAGGAATATGTAA
- a CDS encoding TetR/AcrR family transcriptional regulator — MKQNKILSSVKDVDLVEKRRNQMIKGAITLFKEKGFHRTTTREIAKESGFSIGTLYEYIRTKEDVLFLVCDAIYQQVRERLEATIDLKNPSVDNLENVIRSYFELMDDMQEEVIILYQEVKSMKKETREYVLQKERDMVGMLEEVIVSCVPTDLAKQDVKLLANNIFIQGQMWGFRRWMLQKQFTLDEYIERQTCYLMQALAIHKNTSDRRMDDGTSATV; from the coding sequence ATGAAGCAAAATAAAATCCTTTCTTCTGTAAAAGATGTGGATCTTGTTGAAAAACGCCGCAATCAAATGATCAAGGGAGCTATTACCCTCTTTAAGGAAAAGGGTTTTCACCGGACAACAACACGGGAAATTGCCAAAGAATCAGGCTTCAGTATCGGCACTCTTTATGAATATATCCGAACAAAAGAAGATGTGCTGTTTCTTGTTTGCGATGCGATTTATCAACAGGTGAGAGAGCGGCTTGAAGCGACAATCGATCTGAAAAATCCGTCCGTTGATAACCTGGAAAACGTCATCCGCTCCTATTTTGAACTAATGGATGACATGCAGGAAGAAGTTATTATCCTGTATCAGGAAGTTAAATCGATGAAAAAAGAAACACGTGAATATGTCCTGCAAAAGGAACGCGATATGGTTGGTATGTTGGAAGAAGTGATTGTATCGTGTGTCCCGACTGATCTGGCAAAGCAGGATGTAAAACTTTTGGCTAATAACATTTTTATCCAAGGACAAATGTGGGGATTCAGACGGTGGATGCTGCAGAAGCAATTCACCCTTGATGAGTACATTGAACGTCAGACCTGCTATCTTATGCAGGCGCTGGCAATTCATAAAAATACGAGCGACAGGAGGATGGATGATGGAACAAGTGCAACTGTATAA
- the meaB gene encoding methylmalonyl Co-A mutase-associated GTPase MeaB has product MYPLVEQIKEKNIRALARAITMVENDHPEKLDMLSDVFAAKKHARYVGLTGSPGAGKSSLVNRLITHIRNEGKTVAVIAVDPTSPFSGGALLGDRVRMNEHFTDDGVYIRSMATRGSLGGLARATKDAVRICDAYGFDVVLVETVGVGQSELDIMKIVDTTALVLTPNSGDVLQIFKAGIMEIADLFVINKADLPGYGKLKALLKELVMMTAKGDQETQIVKTITTENKGIDKLWQKINEHHDFLYGTNEGKKRRQFQQELEVYELVREEIWREVKTYAEKNKTDIPIEADSDPYQLAQNIFEKWKEDNG; this is encoded by the coding sequence ATGTACCCACTCGTTGAGCAGATTAAGGAAAAAAACATACGCGCACTGGCCCGGGCCATCACAATGGTGGAAAATGATCATCCTGAGAAGCTCGATATGCTGAGTGATGTTTTTGCAGCAAAAAAACATGCGCGGTATGTGGGTTTAACCGGATCGCCCGGTGCCGGAAAAAGTTCGCTTGTTAACCGACTCATCACCCATATCCGCAACGAAGGGAAGACGGTTGCGGTTATTGCGGTGGATCCGACCAGCCCGTTCAGCGGGGGTGCACTGCTCGGTGACCGGGTCCGGATGAATGAACATTTTACCGATGACGGGGTGTACATTCGGAGCATGGCGACGCGCGGCAGCCTCGGCGGTTTGGCCAGGGCGACTAAAGATGCAGTTCGTATTTGTGATGCGTATGGTTTCGATGTTGTGCTTGTGGAGACGGTCGGAGTCGGTCAGTCTGAGCTTGATATTATGAAAATTGTTGATACAACGGCACTTGTATTAACCCCGAACAGCGGGGATGTGCTGCAGATCTTCAAAGCAGGCATCATGGAAATTGCCGATTTGTTTGTTATCAACAAAGCGGATTTGCCAGGATATGGGAAGCTCAAGGCACTGTTAAAAGAACTTGTCATGATGACGGCAAAAGGCGACCAGGAGACACAAATCGTCAAAACGATAACGACGGAAAACAAAGGCATCGACAAATTGTGGCAAAAAATAAATGAGCATCATGACTTTTTATACGGCACCAATGAAGGAAAAAAACGCCGCCAATTTCAGCAGGAGCTGGAGGTTTACGAACTCGTTCGTGAGGAAATCTGGCGCGAAGTGAAAACATACGCTGAAAAAAATAAGACTGACATACCAATCGAAGCTGACAGCGACCCATATCAGCTCGCACAAAATATTTTTGAAAAATGGAAGGAGGACAACGGATGA
- a CDS encoding acyl-CoA dehydrogenase — MDFQLTEEQEMLRKMVRDFAKNEVEPTAAERDEEERFDRKIFDKMAELGLTGIPWQEEYGGIGADFVSYVIAVEELSRVCASTGVTLSAHLSLASWPIYKYGNEEQKKTFLYRLATGEALGAYALSEPGSGSDAANMKTVAKKDGDDYILNGNKVWITNGGVADLYLVFAITDPEARHKGISAFIVEKGTEGFTFGKKEKKLGIRSSPTTELIFENCRVPKENMLGAEGDGFKIAMTTLDGGRNGIAAQALGIAQGALDAATDYAKEREQFGKPIAANQGISFKLADMATEVEASRLLTYQAAWLESEGKPYGKASAMSKLFAGDAAMRITVEAVQVFGGYGYTKDYPVERYMRDAKITQIYEGTNEIQRLVIGRMLTK, encoded by the coding sequence ATGGATTTTCAACTAACCGAAGAACAGGAAATGCTGCGCAAAATGGTCCGTGATTTTGCCAAGAATGAAGTGGAACCTACTGCGGCTGAGCGTGATGAAGAGGAGCGTTTTGACCGGAAAATTTTCGACAAGATGGCTGAACTGGGACTGACCGGAATTCCGTGGCAGGAAGAGTACGGCGGAATCGGTGCAGACTTTGTGAGTTATGTCATCGCAGTTGAGGAACTGTCCCGCGTCTGTGCATCAACTGGCGTAACATTGTCGGCACACCTGTCACTTGCCAGCTGGCCCATTTACAAATACGGAAATGAAGAACAGAAGAAAACATTCCTTTACCGTCTTGCAACCGGTGAGGCCTTGGGCGCATATGCCCTTTCCGAACCAGGTTCAGGCAGTGATGCGGCAAATATGAAAACCGTCGCTAAAAAAGATGGTGATGATTATATTTTAAACGGCAATAAAGTCTGGATTACCAATGGCGGCGTAGCAGATCTGTATCTTGTTTTTGCCATAACTGATCCGGAAGCGCGCCATAAAGGAATCAGCGCGTTTATCGTCGAAAAGGGAACAGAAGGCTTCACATTCGGTAAGAAAGAAAAGAAACTCGGTATTCGTTCATCCCCGACAACCGAACTGATTTTTGAAAACTGCCGGGTGCCAAAAGAAAACATGCTTGGTGCAGAAGGTGACGGGTTTAAAATTGCCATGACGACACTTGATGGAGGCCGTAACGGTATTGCCGCGCAGGCACTGGGAATCGCTCAGGGTGCACTTGATGCCGCGACAGATTACGCGAAGGAGCGTGAACAGTTCGGCAAACCGATCGCAGCAAACCAGGGTATTTCCTTCAAGCTTGCTGATATGGCAACAGAAGTCGAGGCATCACGTCTTTTGACTTACCAGGCAGCATGGCTCGAATCAGAGGGCAAGCCATACGGAAAAGCATCCGCTATGTCGAAATTATTCGCGGGTGATGCCGCAATGCGCATAACGGTTGAAGCCGTGCAGGTATTCGGCGGCTACGGGTACACGAAGGATTACCCGGTTGAACGCTACATGCGCGATGCGAAAATCACGCAGATTTATGAAGGAACGAACGAAATCCAGCGTTTGGTTATTGGCAGGATGCTGACGAAGTAG
- a CDS encoding acyl-CoA dehydrogenase, whose product MNLNFTEEQEMMRKMVRDFAQKEVAPRIKQMEEEDRFPEEIIQKMGELGLMGIPIPEEYGGSGMDFTSYIIAINELAKVSATVGVILSVHTSVGTSPILYFGNEAQKKHYIPKLASGEYLGAFAVTEPGAGSDVASMKTRAKKDGDHYILNGSKIFITNGGSADTFITFARTNGEEGSQGVSAFIIERDTLGFEIGKPEKKMGLHGSSTVQINFDNCKVPREQLLGEEGEGFKIAMANLNVGRIGIAAQALGIGEAALEHATSYAKERKQFGKPIAANQGISFKLADMATEVEAAKLLVYNVASLVERDIPAGKQASMAKMYASKTARKAAIEAVQVFGGYGYTEDYPVERLFRDAKVTEIYEGTNEIQHIVIAKNLLKE is encoded by the coding sequence ATGAACCTGAATTTTACCGAAGAACAGGAAATGATGCGGAAAATGGTTCGCGACTTTGCCCAAAAGGAAGTAGCGCCTCGGATTAAACAAATGGAGGAAGAAGACCGCTTTCCGGAAGAAATTATTCAAAAAATGGGGGAACTCGGGCTGATGGGAATCCCGATTCCCGAAGAATATGGCGGAAGCGGAATGGATTTCACATCATACATTATTGCCATCAATGAACTGGCAAAGGTTAGTGCCACGGTCGGTGTTATTTTGTCTGTTCATACATCTGTAGGAACAAGTCCGATTCTGTATTTCGGAAATGAAGCACAAAAAAAGCATTACATTCCTAAATTGGCATCCGGGGAATACCTGGGTGCGTTTGCTGTGACAGAGCCTGGCGCAGGATCTGACGTGGCAAGTATGAAAACCAGAGCGAAAAAAGATGGCGATCATTATATTCTGAACGGCTCCAAAATCTTTATTACAAATGGCGGATCGGCTGATACATTTATTACCTTTGCCCGTACGAATGGTGAAGAGGGCTCACAAGGTGTCAGTGCGTTTATCATCGAACGGGATACACTAGGCTTTGAAATCGGTAAACCGGAAAAGAAAATGGGGCTGCACGGATCCAGTACCGTTCAAATTAATTTTGATAACTGCAAGGTGCCAAGAGAACAGTTGCTCGGTGAAGAGGGTGAAGGGTTCAAAATTGCGATGGCTAATTTGAATGTCGGCCGGATTGGTATTGCTGCACAAGCGCTCGGTATCGGTGAAGCAGCACTTGAACATGCCACCTCCTATGCGAAGGAGCGGAAGCAATTCGGCAAGCCAATTGCTGCAAATCAGGGTATATCTTTTAAACTGGCAGATATGGCAACAGAGGTTGAAGCAGCAAAACTGCTGGTCTATAATGTTGCTTCACTGGTAGAACGAGACATTCCGGCAGGCAAACAAGCATCAATGGCCAAAATGTATGCATCAAAAACGGCCCGAAAAGCTGCCATCGAAGCGGTGCAGGTTTTCGGTGGATACGGCTATACCGAAGATTATCCGGTTGAGCGCCTTTTTCGTGATGCTAAAGTTACCGAGATTTATGAAGGTACGAATGAAATACAGCACATCGTAATCGCCAAAAATCTTTTGAAGGAATAA
- a CDS encoding 3-hydroxybutyryl-CoA dehydrogenase, translating into MAIEKVMVIGAGQMGAGIAQVCAQSGFKVLLNDVSEEALDKGMKNIEKLLSRAVEKERISESDKTDTINRLTPSTEIKDAGSCDLVIEAIVENMDVKTKVFSDLDAFAPKHAILASNTSSLPITEIAAATNRPEQVIGMHFMNPVPVMKLVEIIRGIQTSDETYQVIEEMTNQLSKTPVEVNDAPGFAANRILMPMINEAIFAVHEGVASVEDVDTVMKLGMNHPMGPLTLADFIGLDTCLYIMEVLYEGFADSKYRPCPLLRKYVKAGWLGKKSGRGFYQYS; encoded by the coding sequence ATGGCAATCGAAAAAGTAATGGTCATTGGGGCCGGACAAATGGGTGCTGGCATTGCCCAGGTATGTGCGCAGTCAGGCTTCAAGGTTCTTTTAAATGATGTTAGTGAAGAGGCGCTGGATAAAGGAATGAAAAATATTGAAAAGCTCCTTTCACGCGCTGTTGAAAAAGAACGTATCAGTGAGTCAGATAAAACAGATACCATTAACCGGCTGACACCTTCAACAGAAATAAAGGATGCCGGGTCATGTGATCTGGTAATTGAAGCTATCGTTGAGAATATGGACGTAAAGACAAAAGTGTTCAGCGACCTTGATGCGTTTGCTCCAAAACATGCGATTTTGGCATCCAACACATCATCACTGCCGATTACGGAAATCGCAGCAGCTACCAACCGTCCGGAACAGGTCATCGGGATGCATTTCATGAACCCGGTTCCCGTCATGAAATTGGTCGAAATAATCCGCGGCATCCAAACGAGTGATGAAACCTATCAGGTTATTGAAGAGATGACGAACCAATTGTCGAAAACGCCAGTTGAGGTGAATGATGCACCCGGATTTGCAGCGAACCGTATTTTAATGCCGATGATTAATGAAGCGATTTTTGCAGTTCACGAAGGCGTTGCATCTGTTGAAGATGTTGATACGGTGATGAAACTTGGTATGAACCATCCAATGGGGCCACTGACATTGGCGGACTTTATCGGACTCGATACATGCCTTTATATCATGGAAGTGCTGTACGAAGGTTTCGCTGACAGCAAGTACCGTCCATGTCCACTGCTCAGAAAATATGTGAAAGCCGGTTGGCTGGGCAAAAAATCAGGCCGCGGCTTTTATCAGTACAGTTAA
- a CDS encoding acetyl-CoA C-acetyltransferase, translated as MRKTVIVSGARTPFGKFGGALKSFTAAQLGGKAIREALDRAGLDEKEINEVIMGTVLQGGQGQIPSRQAAREAGIPWDVKTETINKVCASGMRSVTLADQLIRAGDEDVIVAGGMESMSNAPYYLPDARWGNRMGDKRVVDMMVHDGLTCSFNNVHMGSYGNGTAEEFNVSREQQDEWAYRSHQRAGKAIEDGKFAEEIVALEVPQRKGDPLVVDTDEAPRKDTSVEKLGKLRPAFDKDGTITAGNAPGVNDGAGAFVVMSDEKAEALGKTPMATVLGHAEVAVDTKDFPQTPGLVINKLLEKTGYAKEDIDLFEINEAFAVVSLASGKIAGIDPEKVNINGGAVALGHPIGASGARIILTLIHELKRQGGGLGIAAICSGGGQGDAVLIEVPKQ; from the coding sequence ATGCGTAAAACCGTTATTGTATCAGGTGCCAGAACACCATTTGGGAAATTTGGGGGAGCGTTGAAATCCTTTACCGCCGCACAGCTTGGCGGAAAAGCAATTCGCGAAGCATTGGATCGGGCCGGACTCGATGAAAAGGAAATCAATGAAGTGATCATGGGAACTGTTCTGCAGGGCGGCCAGGGTCAGATTCCGTCCCGTCAGGCAGCACGCGAAGCTGGCATTCCATGGGATGTAAAAACCGAAACAATTAATAAAGTATGTGCATCCGGAATGCGCAGTGTAACACTTGCCGATCAGTTGATTCGCGCCGGCGACGAAGATGTAATTGTAGCAGGCGGGATGGAGAGCATGAGTAATGCGCCGTATTACCTGCCGGATGCACGTTGGGGCAATCGTATGGGCGATAAACGTGTTGTCGATATGATGGTTCATGACGGGCTTACTTGTTCGTTTAACAATGTACACATGGGAAGCTATGGAAATGGTACTGCAGAAGAATTTAATGTATCCCGCGAACAGCAGGACGAATGGGCTTACCGCAGTCATCAGCGGGCAGGGAAAGCAATCGAGGACGGTAAATTTGCTGAAGAAATTGTGGCACTCGAAGTTCCACAGCGTAAAGGTGATCCACTTGTTGTTGATACAGACGAAGCACCCCGGAAAGATACAAGCGTTGAAAAACTCGGGAAACTGCGCCCGGCTTTTGACAAAGACGGTACTATCACTGCTGGTAATGCGCCTGGTGTCAATGACGGTGCAGGTGCATTTGTTGTTATGTCCGATGAAAAGGCGGAGGCACTCGGCAAAACACCGATGGCAACTGTGCTCGGGCATGCTGAAGTGGCGGTGGATACAAAAGACTTTCCGCAAACCCCGGGTCTCGTTATCAATAAATTACTTGAAAAAACCGGCTACGCGAAAGAAGACATAGATTTGTTCGAAATTAACGAAGCGTTTGCGGTCGTGTCACTTGCCAGCGGAAAAATTGCCGGCATTGATCCGGAAAAAGTGAACATCAATGGCGGAGCAGTCGCGCTTGGACATCCGATTGGTGCAAGCGGCGCAAGAATTATTTTGACATTGATTCACGAACTGAAGCGCCAAGGCGGCGGACTTGGCATAGCAGCTATTTGCAGCGGAGGCGGCCAGGGAGACGCTGTTTTGATTGAAGTACCGAAGCAGTAG